A genomic window from Flavobacterium phycosphaerae includes:
- a CDS encoding DUF4296 domain-containing protein: MKRSLVMVCLLFSLLSCSNGVEKPKNLIDKDKMVDVLYDLSLLEAIKTQHIGGGISNKNANEYIYKKYKIDSVQLAQSNKYYASDVEEYKKIFEKVKAKLDEQNKKLGNSANGEIIPSNPDIPQVQ; encoded by the coding sequence ATGAAAAGAAGTCTGGTCATGGTTTGTTTGTTGTTTTCGCTCCTCAGTTGCAGTAATGGGGTTGAGAAGCCTAAAAATCTTATTGATAAAGATAAAATGGTTGACGTATTATATGACTTGTCTTTGTTGGAAGCTATCAAAACGCAGCACATTGGAGGAGGCATCAGCAACAAAAATGCGAATGAGTATATCTACAAAAAATATAAGATTGACAGTGTTCAATTAGCTCAAAGCAATAAATATTATGCTTCTGATGTTGAAGAGTATAAAAAAATATTTGAAAAAGTGAAGGCAAAGTTAGACGAGCAAAATAAAAAACTGGGGAATAGCGCTAACGGTGAAATTATTCCCTCTAATCCGGATATTCCTCAAGTGCAGTAG
- a CDS encoding dihydroorotase — protein sequence MNTVLIKNAKIVNEGTIFEGDVLIENEFIVEIAESISPKSPNCKIIDAEGSYLIPGAIDDQVHFREPGLTHKGDIASESRAAVAGGITSFIEQPNTVPNAVTQELLEEKYQIAAKTSYANYSFMMGGTNDNLEEVLKTNPKNVAGIKLFLGSSTGNMLVDNQEVLEKIFSSTKMLIAVHCEDEATIKTNLEKYKVQFGDDIPVEYHPLIRSEEACYLSSSKAIALAQKTGARLHVFHLSTAKEMELFTNKIPLEEKQITAEVCVHHLWFSDEDYKTKGNFIKWNPAVKSANDRNALWEALLDDLIDVIATDHAPHTLEEKQQSYLKAPSGGPLVQHAVVAMFEAHHQGKISIEKIVEKMCHNPAKIFKIEKRGFIKEGFYADLVIVNTGLPWNVKKENILYKCGWSPFEGYNFKSRITHTFVNGELVYQNFKVKETPVGKRLLFDR from the coding sequence ATGAATACCGTTTTAATTAAGAATGCCAAAATTGTAAATGAAGGAACTATTTTTGAAGGCGATGTTTTGATTGAAAACGAATTTATAGTCGAAATTGCTGAAAGTATAAGTCCCAAATCACCCAATTGTAAAATTATTGATGCCGAAGGAAGCTACTTAATTCCGGGAGCTATTGATGACCAAGTCCATTTTCGTGAACCCGGTTTAACGCACAAAGGCGATATCGCTTCTGAAAGCAGGGCCGCAGTTGCCGGAGGAATTACTTCTTTTATTGAACAACCCAACACCGTACCAAATGCCGTTACTCAGGAGCTGCTGGAAGAAAAATATCAAATTGCAGCTAAGACGTCGTATGCGAATTACTCGTTTATGATGGGCGGTACCAATGATAATTTGGAGGAAGTGCTGAAAACCAATCCTAAAAATGTAGCCGGAATTAAATTATTTCTCGGTTCGTCAACGGGGAATATGTTGGTGGATAATCAGGAAGTTTTGGAGAAAATATTTTCATCTACCAAAATGCTGATTGCAGTGCATTGTGAAGATGAAGCAACGATAAAAACTAATTTAGAAAAATACAAAGTACAGTTTGGCGATGACATTCCGGTCGAATACCATCCTTTGATTCGAAGTGAAGAAGCCTGTTATTTGTCTTCCTCAAAAGCGATTGCACTGGCCCAAAAAACGGGAGCCCGATTGCATGTTTTTCATCTTTCAACTGCGAAAGAAATGGAATTGTTTACCAATAAAATTCCGTTAGAAGAAAAGCAAATTACGGCCGAAGTTTGTGTACACCATCTTTGGTTTTCGGATGAAGATTATAAAACCAAAGGCAATTTTATTAAATGGAATCCGGCAGTGAAATCAGCCAACGACCGAAATGCTCTTTGGGAAGCTTTACTTGATGACCTAATTGATGTTATTGCTACTGACCATGCTCCACATACATTAGAAGAAAAACAACAATCCTATTTGAAAGCACCATCGGGCGGACCTTTAGTGCAACATGCTGTTGTGGCTATGTTTGAAGCCCATCATCAGGGAAAAATTTCGATTGAGAAGATAGTAGAAAAAATGTGTCACAACCCGGCTAAGATTTTCAAAATTGAAAAACGCGGTTTCATCAAAGAAGGATTTTACGCTGATTTGGTCATTGTTAACACCGGTTTGCCTTGGAATGTGAAGAAAGAAAACATACTGTACAAGTGTGGTTGGTCACCCTTTGAAGGCTATAATTTTAAATCCAGAATTACGCATACTTTTGTTAATGGGGAATTGGTGTATCAAAATTTTAAAGTAAAAGAAACTCCGGTTGGAAAGCGTTTGCTTTTTGACAGATAA
- a CDS encoding polyprenol monophosphomannose synthase, with translation MSDGIVIIPTYNEIENIESILRAVFSLQKPFHVLVVDDNSPDKTAEKVIALQREFGGQLFLSVRKKKSGLGTAYVHGFKWALKHGYQYIFEMDADFSHNPNDLEKLYDCCAKNGADLTIGSRYVTGVNVVNWPLSRVLLSYFASVYVRMITGMKIMDATAGFICYRREVLEKINLDRIKFIGYAFQIEMKYRAFAKNFNIQEVPVIFTDRTKGQSKMSGAIIKEAVFGVISLRFRKFLNRL, from the coding sequence ATGAGCGACGGCATTGTAATTATTCCTACCTACAACGAAATTGAAAATATCGAAAGTATCCTTCGGGCTGTTTTTTCATTGCAAAAACCTTTTCATGTTTTAGTAGTTGATGATAATTCTCCTGATAAAACGGCAGAAAAAGTCATAGCATTGCAACGCGAATTTGGGGGACAATTATTTTTATCCGTCAGAAAGAAGAAATCAGGTTTAGGAACTGCCTATGTGCACGGATTTAAATGGGCTTTGAAGCACGGATATCAGTATATTTTTGAAATGGATGCTGATTTCTCTCATAATCCAAACGACTTGGAAAAGCTCTATGATTGTTGTGCCAAAAACGGAGCGGATTTAACTATCGGTTCCCGTTATGTTACCGGAGTAAACGTAGTGAATTGGCCATTGAGCAGGGTTTTGCTGTCTTATTTTGCTTCGGTCTATGTGCGAATGATTACCGGTATGAAAATCATGGATGCCACCGCCGGATTTATTTGTTACCGCCGAGAAGTCTTGGAAAAAATAAATTTAGACCGAATAAAATTCATCGGCTATGCGTTTCAGATAGAGATGAAATACAGAGCTTTTGCCAAAAATTTCAACATACAGGAAGTCCCGGTCATCTTTACCGACAGAACCAAAGGACAATCTAAAATGAGTGGCGCCATAATTAAGGAAGCCGTATTTGGAGTCATCTCCTTGCGGTTCAGAAAGTTTTTAAATCGATTATAA
- the tyrS gene encoding tyrosine--tRNA ligase: protein MKNLVAELQWRGLVHDIMPGTEEQLLKEMTTTYIGFDPTSDSLHIGSLVPIILLVHLEKFGHKPIALVGGATGMIGDPSGKSDERNLLDEATLEKNVAGIKAVLSRFLDFNSTAANAPILVNNYDWMKDFSFINFARDVGKRITVNYMMAKDSVKKRLSAEGEGMSFTEFTYQLIQGYDFHHLYKAHNCLLQMGGSDQWGNITTGTELVRRMNGEGAKAFAMTCPLITKADGSKFGKSEGGNVWLTADKTSVYKFYQFWLNTTDVDAEKYIKIFTFLDQNTIDALITEHQTAPHLRVLQKRLAEEVTTFVHGREELEKAVFASGAFFSPTMEDLKKLDTKTFLEVFEGVPQAEVAKADIENGLDMIAALSAKTNFLASNSDARRELQQNSISLNKEKVTADYLITEKDLINNQFVMLQKGKKNYYLIKVI, encoded by the coding sequence ATGAAGAATTTAGTAGCAGAATTGCAATGGCGTGGCTTGGTTCACGATATTATGCCCGGAACGGAGGAGCAACTTTTAAAGGAGATGACCACGACGTATATTGGGTTTGACCCTACGAGTGATTCGTTGCATATTGGGAGTTTGGTGCCGATTATTTTGTTGGTTCATTTAGAAAAGTTTGGTCACAAGCCTATTGCTTTAGTGGGTGGAGCTACCGGTATGATTGGGGATCCTTCGGGGAAATCGGATGAGAGAAATCTTTTGGATGAGGCTACTTTGGAGAAAAATGTGGCGGGAATCAAAGCGGTTCTATCTCGTTTTTTAGACTTTAATTCGACTGCTGCCAATGCTCCGATTTTGGTAAACAATTACGATTGGATGAAGGACTTTTCGTTTATCAATTTTGCTCGTGATGTGGGGAAAAGAATTACTGTAAACTACATGATGGCGAAAGATTCGGTGAAGAAAAGATTGAGTGCAGAAGGCGAAGGAATGAGTTTTACCGAGTTTACATATCAATTAATTCAAGGATACGATTTTCACCATTTGTATAAAGCACACAACTGTTTGTTGCAAATGGGCGGCTCTGATCAGTGGGGGAATATTACCACCGGAACCGAATTGGTGCGAAGAATGAATGGAGAAGGTGCCAAGGCTTTTGCGATGACTTGTCCATTAATTACCAAAGCTGATGGGTCTAAGTTTGGGAAGTCAGAAGGCGGTAATGTTTGGTTGACAGCGGATAAGACTTCGGTTTATAAGTTTTACCAATTTTGGTTGAATACCACGGATGTAGATGCGGAAAAGTACATTAAGATTTTTACGTTCTTGGATCAAAATACGATTGATGCTTTGATAACAGAGCATCAAACGGCACCTCATTTGCGGGTGTTGCAGAAAAGATTAGCCGAAGAAGTAACTACGTTTGTTCATGGAAGAGAAGAATTGGAGAAAGCGGTTTTTGCTTCGGGAGCTTTTTTTAGTCCAACGATGGAGGATTTGAAAAAACTGGATACTAAGACTTTTTTAGAAGTTTTTGAAGGGGTTCCGCAGGCTGAGGTTGCAAAGGCAGATATAGAAAATGGGTTGGATATGATAGCGGCGCTTTCGGCTAAGACTAACTTCCTAGCTTCGAATAGTGATGCGCGTCGAGAGTTGCAGCAAAATTCGATTTCACTTAATAAAGAAAAAGTGACGGCGGATTATTTGATAACAGAAAAAGACTTAATCAACAATCAGTTTGTGATGTTGCAAAAAGGAAAGAAGAATTACTATTTAATCAAAGTAATATAA
- a CDS encoding DUF4271 domain-containing protein: MIETVLQPRVLEPKDWATYLFLFSFVLIAITKTAFETRFNDFLRILVSDKYIKVYKDTSHLMSGFTILLFIVQVISFSFFIQLVLSHFGYVAKTDWILFLRIFTFFGIFVLSKFLIEKIIAATFNIEEFTEQFNLQKVSYRTFIGLLLLPVNIYLFYNNSLSNVFIICTIAVILAINLYTYLISLKIYQNLFIGKLFYFILYLCALEIAPYYFIYYLITKNLAH, from the coding sequence ATGATAGAAACTGTTTTACAGCCGAGAGTTTTGGAACCCAAAGATTGGGCCACTTATCTATTCCTTTTTTCATTCGTTTTGATAGCCATTACCAAGACAGCATTTGAAACGAGGTTCAATGATTTTCTCAGGATTTTGGTTTCGGACAAATACATCAAAGTATACAAAGACACGTCGCATTTGATGAGTGGTTTTACCATTTTGCTCTTTATTGTTCAGGTCATTTCTTTTTCCTTTTTTATCCAATTAGTCCTCAGTCATTTTGGTTATGTTGCTAAAACAGACTGGATTCTCTTCCTTAGAATTTTCACCTTTTTCGGCATCTTTGTTTTATCCAAATTCCTGATTGAGAAGATTATTGCCGCTACCTTTAATATTGAAGAATTTACCGAGCAATTCAATTTACAGAAAGTAAGTTATCGAACCTTTATCGGCTTATTGTTGCTTCCGGTAAACATCTACTTGTTTTATAACAATTCTCTATCAAATGTTTTCATTATTTGCACAATCGCTGTGATTTTGGCAATTAATTTATATACTTACTTGATTTCGCTGAAGATTTATCAAAACTTATTCATCGGTAAGTTGTTTTATTTTATTTTGTATCTTTGCGCACTCGAAATAGCGCCCTACTATTTTATATATTATTTGATTACAAAAAATTTAGCACATTAA
- a CDS encoding LuxE/PaaK family acyltransferase, whose translation MIHSQDIFTISSQKQFEKIALKTFRYQYENNSVYREFCDFLKVEKHTVKSLAQIPFLPIQFFKSHEVVANQDVIQETFTSSGTTGMITSKHLVTDISLYEQSYQIAFSTFYGNIEDYAVLALLPSYLERTGSSLIYMVKDLIELSNNEHSGFYLHNHDELISKLIELDNSGQNVILIGVTYALLDLLEKQNFQLKNTIIMETGGMKGKRKEIIREELHNILCKGFGVSSIHSEYGMTELLSQAYSLGEGIFECPAWMQVLIRDPEDALTYVDYGKTGGVNVIDLANINSCSFIATQDLGKKHSNNSFEILGRFDNSDIRGCNLMVL comes from the coding sequence TTGATTCATTCGCAAGACATATTTACCATTTCTTCTCAAAAACAATTTGAAAAAATTGCTCTGAAAACTTTTCGTTATCAATACGAAAATAATTCGGTGTATCGAGAGTTTTGCGATTTTCTGAAAGTAGAAAAGCATACGGTCAAATCGTTAGCACAAATCCCATTCCTACCCATTCAGTTTTTCAAAAGCCATGAAGTGGTTGCTAACCAAGATGTAATTCAGGAAACGTTTACCAGTAGTGGCACCACCGGAATGATTACCAGTAAGCACCTTGTAACCGATATCTCCTTATATGAGCAAAGTTACCAAATAGCATTTTCAACATTTTATGGAAACATAGAAGACTACGCGGTCTTGGCTTTGCTTCCATCCTATTTAGAGCGCACCGGTTCTTCTTTGATTTATATGGTTAAAGATTTAATAGAACTCTCCAATAACGAACACAGCGGCTTTTATTTGCACAACCATGACGAGTTAATTTCGAAACTTATTGAATTGGATAATTCCGGTCAAAATGTAATTCTGATTGGGGTCACCTACGCCTTGTTGGACTTACTAGAAAAACAAAACTTTCAACTCAAGAATACCATTATTATGGAAACCGGCGGAATGAAAGGCAAGCGCAAAGAAATTATCCGCGAAGAATTACACAACATCCTTTGTAAAGGTTTTGGTGTCTCTAGTATTCATTCAGAATATGGCATGACCGAACTGTTATCACAAGCCTACTCTCTGGGCGAAGGTATATTTGAATGTCCGGCATGGATGCAAGTTTTGATACGTGATCCTGAAGACGCCTTAACTTATGTTGACTATGGGAAAACCGGCGGTGTAAACGTGATTGATTTAGCAAATATCAATTCCTGTTCGTTTATTGCTACGCAAGATTTAGGCAAAAAACACTCTAACAATTCTTTCGAAATATTAGGCCGTTTTGATAATTCTGATATACGCGGCTGCAACTTGATGGTATTATAA
- a CDS encoding T9SS type A sorting domain-containing protein, which produces MAKKYFYITFLFCLFSLAGFAQDGKQQGNDALGFYPNPVTNGKIYITSKTSLDKEIIIFDVLGKKVWQTTTSSRELNIASIPPGVYIIKITEGDTTATRKLIVR; this is translated from the coding sequence ATGGCTAAAAAATACTTTTATATCACTTTCCTTTTCTGTTTGTTTTCTCTTGCCGGCTTTGCCCAAGACGGAAAACAACAAGGGAATGATGCGTTAGGTTTTTATCCAAATCCGGTTACTAATGGTAAAATATACATTACCTCAAAAACCAGTTTAGACAAAGAAATTATAATTTTTGATGTATTAGGCAAAAAAGTGTGGCAAACCACTACTTCTTCAAGAGAACTCAATATTGCTTCCATTCCACCGGGAGTATATATCATCAAAATTACCGAAGGCGATACCACTGCCACTAGAAAACTAATAGTTAGATAG
- a CDS encoding T9SS type A sorting domain-containing protein, which translates to MKKIYSLLLLVISSVTFGQTFYSENMGTATGTLSIALNTFQNSSPIVYTGDADTRATTVSTGYANASGGRNVFFAAAGAKYFQIDGLNTSAYSAANLQLSFGYLTTTTTAQMTVEYSTDGSTWNPLTFTNNTTTSWTLVTIAGGVIPASATLSLKFTGPVTSGGMRLDDVKLSSVSASCTLALGTATTLCDAFTTGLDTYTVTIPYTGGGNAAYTVTPSSGTVGGDNPTTVAAGNITISGVTEATNFTATVTGGTCSLNASANSPECKSVNPLPYSETFPYAVGASLGVQQKWTNVNSGDDIVGAAGSLTYPGFTSSGNSVTFVGSGIDCFTPFTSTTSGAIYASFILNISDVTTSPTGETYFAGLTDPAKGYKARLFSKVTAGQYQLGLDAASTTTNYDATLRNPGDVVFVVMGYDFTSNTLSAWINPDLATLTTATPATLTNVPAAAITDLGGFILRQDGNTTTPTIIFDELRVADSLTTLLAVAQNNISGLKVYPNPVSNGVLFIETAVNATKTVTIYDVLGKQVINTTTADNAINVSALNGGVYVVKITEEGKTATKKLVIK; encoded by the coding sequence ATGAAAAAAATCTACTCTTTATTACTTTTAGTAATCTCTTCTGTGACTTTTGGACAGACGTTTTACTCTGAAAACATGGGAACCGCAACTGGAACACTTTCTATTGCGCTTAATACGTTTCAGAATTCAAGCCCTATTGTTTATACTGGTGATGCAGATACGAGAGCAACTACTGTTTCAACAGGATATGCTAATGCCTCTGGCGGTCGTAACGTATTTTTCGCTGCAGCCGGTGCAAAGTATTTTCAAATTGACGGTCTGAATACTTCTGCTTATTCTGCTGCTAATTTGCAATTGTCTTTTGGTTACTTAACCACGACTACAACCGCACAAATGACTGTAGAATATTCTACTGATGGAAGCACTTGGAATCCATTAACATTTACAAATAACACAACAACTTCATGGACTTTAGTAACCATTGCCGGCGGGGTTATTCCCGCTTCAGCAACACTTTCTTTGAAATTTACAGGTCCTGTAACTAGTGGTGGTATGAGATTAGATGATGTTAAGTTAAGCAGCGTTTCAGCTTCTTGTACTTTAGCTTTAGGAACAGCAACAACTTTGTGTGATGCTTTTACTACCGGTCTTGATACTTATACAGTAACCATTCCTTACACAGGTGGTGGAAATGCCGCTTACACTGTAACTCCTTCATCAGGAACTGTTGGTGGAGACAACCCTACTACTGTTGCTGCCGGAAACATTACTATTTCTGGTGTTACAGAAGCAACCAACTTTACAGCTACTGTAACAGGAGGAACTTGTAGTTTAAACGCCAGTGCCAATTCACCGGAATGTAAATCAGTTAATCCATTACCATACAGCGAAACTTTCCCTTATGCAGTTGGAGCTTCATTAGGGGTACAACAAAAATGGACTAATGTAAATTCAGGAGATGATATCGTAGGTGCTGCTGGAAGTTTAACCTATCCAGGATTTACTTCATCAGGTAACTCAGTTACATTTGTAGGTTCAGGTATTGACTGTTTTACTCCATTTACAAGCACAACTTCAGGAGCAATCTATGCTTCTTTCATCCTTAACATCTCTGATGTAACTACTTCTCCAACTGGAGAAACTTATTTTGCCGGATTAACAGACCCTGCTAAAGGATATAAAGCAAGACTTTTTTCAAAAGTAACTGCTGGTCAATATCAATTAGGTCTTGACGCTGCTTCTACAACTACTAACTACGATGCTACTTTGAGAAATCCTGGTGATGTTGTATTTGTAGTTATGGGCTATGACTTTACATCAAACACATTAAGTGCATGGATTAACCCTGACTTAGCTACTTTAACAACAGCAACTCCTGCTACATTAACAAATGTTCCTGCTGCTGCAATTACTGATTTAGGAGGTTTTATCTTAAGACAAGATGGTAATACAACTACACCAACTATTATTTTCGACGAATTAAGAGTTGCTGATTCACTTACTACATTATTAGCTGTGGCTCAAAACAACATCTCTGGTTTAAAAGTATACCCTAACCCGGTTTCTAATGGAGTTTTATTCATCGAGACTGCCGTTAATGCAACTAAAACAGTTACTATTTATGACGTATTAGGAAAACAAGTTATAAACACAACTACTGCTGACAACGCTATCAATGTTAGCGCTTTGAATGGTGGTGTTTATGTGGTTAAAATCACAGAAGAAGGTAAAACAGCTACCAAAAAATTGGTTATCAAATAA
- a CDS encoding NAD-dependent epimerase/dehydratase family protein, whose translation MILVTGGTGLVGAHLLLHLAENEVDVRAIYRQAYTIKRTMDLFSLYQKDHLFPKIEWIKADITDIPSLEIAFEEIYYVYHCAALISYDPKDEHKLRKTNIEGTANIVNLCLAHNIEKLCYVSSIAALGDLAAHEKQITEETEWNPEAPHSDYAISKYGAEMEIWRAKQEGLDVVIVNPGVIFGAGFWEQGSGKFFTEVKKGFPFYTTGTTAFVSVTDVVKIMMRLMNSIVTGERYTVVAENLTFQKVIFTIAENLNVKKPKREAKPWMLALAWRFDWLTSTFFNTKRKLSKYSANALSSSNSISNDKIKNALNYEFQSIDSVIKEVIQLQEK comes from the coding sequence ATGATATTAGTCACCGGCGGTACAGGTTTAGTAGGAGCACATTTACTGTTACATTTAGCAGAAAATGAAGTAGATGTTCGTGCCATTTATCGCCAAGCCTATACGATTAAAAGAACGATGGACCTGTTTTCATTGTATCAAAAAGACCATTTATTCCCTAAAATTGAATGGATTAAGGCTGACATCACCGACATTCCTTCGCTCGAAATTGCTTTTGAAGAAATCTATTATGTTTACCATTGTGCGGCATTGATTTCGTATGACCCCAAAGATGAACATAAGTTGCGAAAAACAAACATCGAAGGCACAGCCAATATTGTTAATCTTTGTTTAGCACACAACATCGAGAAACTTTGTTATGTAAGTTCAATAGCGGCCTTGGGTGATTTAGCGGCCCACGAAAAACAAATTACCGAGGAAACCGAATGGAATCCGGAAGCACCTCACAGTGATTATGCTATTTCAAAATATGGTGCCGAAATGGAAATTTGGCGTGCCAAACAGGAAGGTTTAGATGTGGTTATTGTAAACCCGGGTGTAATTTTTGGTGCCGGTTTTTGGGAGCAAGGAAGCGGAAAATTCTTTACTGAAGTAAAAAAAGGATTTCCGTTCTACACTACAGGAACCACAGCCTTTGTAAGTGTTACCGATGTGGTAAAAATCATGATGCGCTTAATGAATAGTATAGTGACCGGAGAACGATATACAGTCGTGGCCGAAAACCTTACCTTTCAAAAAGTAATTTTTACCATAGCCGAAAATTTAAACGTAAAAAAACCAAAAAGAGAAGCCAAACCCTGGATGCTGGCCCTTGCCTGGCGTTTTGACTGGCTGACTTCAACGTTTTTCAACACCAAAAGAAAATTATCAAAATACAGCGCCAACGCTTTAAGTTCATCGAATTCCATCTCCAACGATAAAATAAAAAATGCCTTGAATTATGAATTTCAAAGCATCGATTCGGTTATAAAAGAAGTGATTCAGTTACAAGAAAAATAG